CCCATTTTGAGCCACCATGACATGCTGACCAGGTTTAATCACTACTCCTTTAAAGACGACATCAGCTCCCAGTTCCTCTCGTACCACATCTTTGACAAAATCGTAATCTCCGACACTCACCCCTCCGGTCGTCACAACGATATCGGCACTTTGCATAGCTTCCTGCATCGCTTCAGTGATGGAGTATTTGTCATCTTTGACAGCACCCAGCTGTATCGGTTCGCCCCCATGGAGTTTTGTAATCGCTTCCAGTGTATAGTTGTTGGAACTTCTAAGTTGAGCGGAAGATGTCTGTGCTTGACCGATCTCCAGCACTTCGCTCCCCGTTGCCAAGATAGCTACTTTTGGTTTTTGATACACTTTTGGCATGACGATGTTAAGGCTTGCCATGACACCGATTTCGGCGAAACCGATTTTTGATCCCTTGCCGATCAGCTTTTCACCCTTTTTGTAATTCTCTCCAACGGGCCTAACACTGAATCCTTCGGACACTGGTTTGAGAATTTCTATATATTCGCCATCCACCTGCACATTTTCTATTGGGATGAGTGTATCTGCACCTTCTGGCATCAAAGCGCCAGTAAATGTTTTTATTGCTTCACCCTTTCGTAATTCTCTTTTTGTATCGGCTCCGGCTGGATTTTCATCAACAATCTGTAAACGTTTTTTTGCTTGATCGGCTGCTTTTATCGCATAGCCATCCATTGCTGCTGTAGGGTACTCTGGATTATTTTCCCGGGCAATGATATCTTGTGCAAGGATTCTATGCAGTGCATCGGTGACAAATCGTTTCTCTACACCAACTGGCTCTATATCAAGCGCTTTCAATCGCTGCATCGACTCTTCAAAGCTGATCATCAATCTCCTTTTTGTGCTATTATACAATATTCATCAATTTCCCTAAGAAAGGCAAATATGAGAACTCTTTGCCAGCAAGCGATCACGCAAGAAGATATACAAATAACGAAAAAACTCAAAGATCTAGAACTGAAATTTTTCTACAACGATACCACCTATCTCAAAATCTATTCCAAAACGAGATACTCCATCTCAACATTTGTGAGGCTACTCAGTGATTTTGGAATAGAGACCTTAGAAGATATCTCCTATGAGATAGAGGATGTATATGTCAATCAACTCACTATCCAAACAGAAACACAACTACTACAAAATGCTGAAAACATTGTAACAACTATTATGAAAAAAGCACTGCTAGGAGAAACCTTCGGACATTGCAAACTCTATAGACTTGCCGTTTCACAACGTTTCACTATGGACAAAATTCTCTTTCTTAGGGCAATGATCAAATATCTTGATCAACTTCTGATCGAAAAGAGAGAAGAGAGTATCATAAAAACATTCTTGCAGCATGGAGAGCCAATAGCTCTTATAACCAATAGATTTTTTGCAAAAAAGGGTATTAGACA
The Nitratiruptor sp. SB155-2 genome window above contains:
- a CDS encoding molybdopterin molybdotransferase MoeA: MISFEESMQRLKALDIEPVGVEKRFVTDALHRILAQDIIARENNPEYPTAAMDGYAIKAADQAKKRLQIVDENPAGADTKRELRKGEAIKTFTGALMPEGADTLIPIENVQVDGEYIEILKPVSEGFSVRPVGENYKKGEKLIGKGSKIGFAEIGVMASLNIVMPKVYQKPKVAILATGSEVLEIGQAQTSSAQLRSSNNYTLEAITKLHGGEPIQLGAVKDDKYSITEAMQEAMQSADIVVTTGGVSVGDYDFVKDVVREELGADVVFKGVVIKPGQHVMVAQNGKKIIVALPGFAFSSTVTFLIYVLPILYRMQGSEYQPKIVYATLKEPFIKRSKKTEFTPCNVRIEDGEFFVDFAGNKIGSSAILTNMLGHDKGLVITSPNESDKEIGERVRVWLINK